In a genomic window of Ralstonia nicotianae:
- the rrtA gene encoding rhombosortase, translating to MSARAHAIRTWGACAGVFAVAAAFSFVPWLHAVGLYQRDAVRAGQWWRVVTAMWVHLDAWHWLADGMAAAGLILLLARVLRPAAILAVLVACGVLVQVALLSQPSVQWYGGLSGALHGLAAWGGLCLLRPADEDARTDRLSRWIGSLLCLGVLVKVWLEQSWLSPVAYDPHWGFGVVRIAHALGAGSGLLLWVLGEWRAQGRRARG from the coding sequence ATGAGCGCGCGGGCCCACGCGATCCGCACCTGGGGTGCCTGTGCGGGGGTGTTCGCGGTGGCGGCCGCGTTTTCTTTCGTGCCGTGGCTGCATGCGGTCGGCCTGTACCAGCGCGATGCGGTTCGTGCGGGGCAGTGGTGGCGCGTGGTCACCGCCATGTGGGTGCACCTGGATGCCTGGCACTGGCTGGCCGACGGCATGGCGGCGGCGGGGCTGATCCTGCTGCTGGCACGGGTGCTGCGGCCGGCTGCCATCCTTGCGGTGCTGGTGGCGTGCGGCGTGCTGGTCCAGGTTGCGCTGCTCAGCCAGCCTTCGGTGCAGTGGTACGGCGGGCTGTCCGGCGCGCTGCACGGGCTGGCGGCGTGGGGCGGCCTGTGTCTGCTGCGGCCCGCTGATGAAGATGCCCGCACCGATCGCCTGTCGCGCTGGATCGGCTCGCTGCTCTGCCTGGGCGTGCTGGTGAAGGTCTGGCTGGAGCAGTCGTGGCTGTCGCCGGTTGCCTACGACCCGCACTGGGGCTTCGGCGTGGTCCGGATTGCCCATGCGCTTGGCGCGGGCAGCGGGCTGCTGCTCTGGGTGCTGGGAGAATGGCGCGCCCAGGGGAGGCGGGCGCGCGGCTGA
- the mprA gene encoding MprA protease, GlyGly-CTERM protein-sorting domain-containing form has product MKTLVPGGIVRALVALGLVSYQAVPALATGKAGMTDTRLQWVTQLIVKEKSGTASNTAKTQSVASDVATVQRWSVAAQLPVTYKRAMSGGAHVVTLSKGMSVADAQTIAARMESSGQFEYVSPDTILRPAATPTDPWFANQWNLLPATGTVSTVTTRSGATAANGATTKGGANLTTAWDTTKGSNTVTVTVIDTGLLAGHADLSGATIQPGYDFVSSTAMTGTPDPVTNLSIPSGFVENDATAGRDSDPTDPGDWITTSDAANYPSFCGTSVTDSSWHGTFVTGLIAAQHNAIGVAGVAPGVSVQMARAIGKCGGASSDILDALTWAAGGTVPGVTTNATPAKVINMSLGGSTACTTAQQSAITAARSLGATIVVATGNEFQNAAIDAPASCSGTIAVTAHTLEGDIANYANVGTGTTLSAPGGGNGSTATGLGALVPSTSNAGTTTASTDTYVGEEGTSMSTPQVAGVAALMLSVNAALTPDQIKTILQTSSRPFPPDTFCTTHAGVCGAGMLDAGSAIAQAQGVPTVHASVSSSSVTTGTQVTLQAVGGAGFGKTVGSLSWAQTAGSTVTLSASSLDSTGNATATFTPTDAGTYTFTVTLVSSDGTTVSDTTSLTVTAASTSGGTGGTGGSTGGSTGTLPFSGGTSGIGPLNNGGGGLLPLWLGGLLLAAGALGFQRRKRA; this is encoded by the coding sequence CGACGGTGCAACGCTGGTCGGTCGCCGCCCAACTGCCCGTGACGTACAAGCGCGCCATGTCGGGCGGCGCGCATGTGGTGACGCTGTCGAAGGGGATGTCGGTGGCCGACGCGCAAACGATTGCTGCCCGCATGGAATCCAGCGGCCAGTTCGAGTACGTGTCGCCGGACACCATTCTGCGGCCCGCTGCCACGCCCACCGACCCCTGGTTCGCCAACCAGTGGAACCTGCTGCCCGCCACCGGTACGGTGAGCACCGTCACCACCCGCAGCGGCGCCACCGCGGCCAACGGCGCCACCACCAAGGGCGGCGCCAACCTGACCACGGCGTGGGACACCACCAAGGGCTCGAACACCGTCACGGTCACGGTCATCGATACCGGGCTCCTCGCCGGCCACGCCGATCTGTCGGGGGCCACGATCCAGCCCGGCTACGACTTCGTCAGTAGTACCGCGATGACCGGCACACCCGACCCCGTCACCAACCTGTCGATCCCCAGCGGCTTCGTGGAGAACGACGCGACCGCCGGCCGCGACAGCGATCCGACCGACCCCGGCGACTGGATCACCACCTCGGATGCCGCGAACTACCCCAGCTTCTGCGGCACCTCGGTGACGGACAGCAGTTGGCACGGCACCTTCGTCACCGGCCTGATCGCCGCCCAGCACAACGCCATCGGGGTGGCCGGCGTGGCACCCGGCGTCAGCGTGCAGATGGCGCGCGCAATAGGCAAATGCGGCGGCGCCAGCTCCGACATCCTCGATGCGCTCACCTGGGCCGCTGGCGGCACCGTACCGGGCGTGACGACGAATGCAACGCCCGCCAAGGTGATCAACATGAGCCTGGGCGGCAGCACCGCGTGCACCACGGCACAGCAGAGCGCGATCACGGCGGCGCGCTCGCTCGGCGCGACCATCGTGGTAGCGACCGGCAATGAGTTCCAGAATGCGGCGATCGACGCCCCGGCGAGCTGCTCGGGCACGATCGCGGTGACGGCCCACACCCTCGAGGGCGACATCGCCAACTACGCCAACGTGGGAACGGGTACCACGCTGAGCGCCCCCGGCGGCGGCAACGGCTCGACCGCCACAGGCCTCGGCGCCCTGGTGCCGTCGACGTCGAATGCCGGCACCACCACCGCCAGCACCGATACGTATGTGGGCGAAGAAGGCACGTCGATGTCCACGCCGCAGGTGGCGGGCGTCGCCGCGCTGATGCTGTCCGTCAACGCCGCCCTGACGCCGGACCAGATCAAGACCATCCTGCAGACGTCGTCCCGGCCGTTCCCGCCGGACACCTTCTGCACCACGCACGCGGGCGTGTGCGGCGCCGGCATGCTCGACGCCGGCTCCGCCATCGCGCAGGCCCAGGGCGTGCCGACCGTGCATGCGTCGGTCTCTTCGAGCTCGGTCACGACCGGCACGCAGGTCACCCTGCAGGCCGTGGGCGGCGCGGGCTTCGGCAAGACGGTCGGCAGCCTGAGCTGGGCCCAGACCGCCGGCTCGACGGTTACCCTCTCGGCCAGCAGCCTCGACTCGACCGGCAACGCTACCGCGACGTTCACGCCCACGGATGCCGGCACGTACACCTTTACCGTTACGCTGGTCTCGAGCGACGGCACCACTGTAAGCGACACCACCAGCCTGACGGTGACGGCGGCATCGACCTCGGGCGGCACCGGCGGCACCGGCGGCAGCACGGGCGGCAGCACCGGCACGCTCCCCTTCTCCGGCGGCACCAGCGGCATTGGCCCGCTGAACAACGGCGGCGGCGGCCTGCTGCCGCTGTGGCTCGGCGGCCTGCTGCTGGCGGCTGGCGCCCTCGGCTTCCAGCGCCGCAAGCGCGCTTGA